In Deinococcus apachensis DSM 19763, one DNA window encodes the following:
- the rny gene encoding ribonuclease Y — protein sequence MTILSVILALLGGLAGGFFTGQSRGRQERAAIDDRLQREARAEAERIRAGAEQEARTLREQADQRLQDASRRLQEADERERQSTRGLEAQREQLQALRAQIETERTRATQDAARERETLSADRQETRREREELKREIERLNRRAEQLDARGDKLDALEERLEGQLRSLAGQEAELAERSRQIDLKLYEVAGLTPEVARELILGQLDAELEEEKAIRVKAMTERATAEAKRTARTVIAQAIQRSASETSAQLSVSVVPIPNDAMKGRLIGREGRNIRAFEALTGVDLIIDDTPEAVILSSFNPVRREVARHVLEALVADGRIHPTRIEEMVHKAQDEMKTFIHAQGEEAAIEAGVVGLKPGLVQLLGRMYFRTSYGQNVLKHSVQVAHLTGIMADELGLDAALARRAGLMHDVGKSIDREIEGTHVEIGINLARRFGEPHEVIDAIAHHHDPENGETLYSVLVAAADAISAARPGARREELEAYVRRLEQLEQIAVAFPGVQQAYVIQAGREVRVIVQPEQVSDAQATLLAREIAGRVEQDMEYPGQVQVTVVRESRAVEVAR from the coding sequence ATGACAATTTTGTCCGTCATTCTGGCGCTCCTGGGGGGGTTGGCGGGCGGGTTCTTCACCGGGCAATCGCGGGGGCGGCAGGAACGGGCCGCCATCGACGACCGGCTCCAGCGTGAAGCCCGCGCCGAGGCGGAACGCATCCGGGCCGGAGCCGAGCAGGAGGCCCGGACCCTGCGTGAGCAGGCCGACCAACGCCTTCAGGACGCCAGTCGCCGCCTTCAGGAAGCCGACGAGCGCGAGCGGCAGAGCACCCGGGGCCTGGAGGCGCAGCGCGAGCAGCTCCAGGCCCTGCGTGCCCAGATCGAGACCGAGCGCACGCGCGCGACCCAGGACGCCGCCCGCGAGCGCGAGACCCTGAGCGCCGACCGCCAGGAAACCCGCCGCGAGCGGGAAGAACTCAAGCGCGAGATCGAGCGCCTCAACCGCCGTGCCGAGCAGCTCGACGCCCGTGGCGACAAACTCGACGCCCTGGAGGAGCGGCTGGAGGGGCAACTGCGCTCCCTCGCCGGGCAGGAGGCCGAACTGGCCGAGCGCTCGCGGCAGATCGACCTCAAGCTGTACGAGGTGGCGGGCCTGACACCCGAAGTCGCCCGCGAGCTGATTCTGGGCCAGCTCGACGCCGAGTTGGAGGAGGAAAAGGCCATCCGCGTCAAGGCGATGACCGAGCGCGCGACCGCCGAGGCGAAGCGCACCGCCCGCACCGTGATCGCCCAGGCCATTCAGCGCAGCGCCTCCGAGACGAGCGCGCAGCTCAGCGTGTCGGTCGTGCCCATTCCCAACGACGCGATGAAGGGCCGTCTGATCGGGCGGGAGGGGCGCAACATCCGTGCCTTCGAGGCGCTGACCGGGGTGGACCTGATTATCGACGACACGCCGGAGGCCGTGATCCTGTCGAGCTTCAATCCAGTGCGGCGCGAGGTCGCGCGGCATGTCCTCGAAGCCCTGGTCGCCGACGGGCGCATCCATCCCACCCGCATTGAGGAGATGGTCCACAAGGCGCAGGACGAGATGAAGACCTTCATCCACGCCCAGGGCGAGGAGGCGGCCATCGAGGCGGGGGTGGTGGGTCTCAAGCCCGGCCTGGTGCAACTGCTGGGCCGGATGTACTTCCGCACGAGCTACGGGCAGAACGTCCTGAAGCACTCCGTGCAGGTCGCGCACCTGACGGGCATCATGGCCGACGAGCTGGGGCTGGACGCCGCGCTCGCCCGCCGCGCCGGGCTGATGCACGACGTGGGCAAGAGCATCGACCGCGAGATCGAAGGGACTCACGTCGAGATCGGGATCAACCTCGCCCGGAGGTTCGGGGAGCCGCATGAGGTAATCGACGCCATCGCCCACCACCACGACCCCGAGAACGGCGAGACGCTCTACTCGGTGCTGGTGGCTGCCGCCGACGCGATCAGCGCGGCCCGACCCGGGGCGCGGCGGGAAGAACTGGAAGCCTACGTGCGCCGTCTGGAGCAACTGGAGCAGATCGCCGTGGCGTTTCCCGGCGTGCAGCAGGCCTACGTGATTCAGGCCGGGCGCGAGGTGCGCGTGATCGTGCAGCCCGAGCAGGTCAGCGACGCGCAGGCCACCCTACTGGCCCGTGAGATCGCCGGGCGGGTCGAGCAGGACATGGAGTACCCCGGCCAGGTGCAGGTCACGGTCGTGCGCGAGAGCCGCGCCGTGGAGGTCGCCCGGTAG
- a CDS encoding sulfurtransferase: MTASETPLPESPLKAATWLVEHLADPQVRILDCRYALTDPLVGRIAYLEGHMPGAVYADLETDLSGPVRPDGVGGRHPLPDPQVFSAWLGSVGISNDSVVVAYDDPSTGQGFYATRAWWLLRWLGHRQVYVLDGGWPAFLAAGGRPGTDEPSHAPATLAPNVQWEMVATVGDVQDRDLGTLLIDARAPARYRGEVEPLDRKAGHIPGAVNREWAGALDEGGHWRDAEAQAARLNAGDAPTITYCGSGVSATPNLLARELAGVPLGPQNRLYAGSWSDWISDDGRPVSTGEE; the protein is encoded by the coding sequence ATGACCGCCTCAGAGACCCCGCTGCCCGAGTCCCCCCTCAAGGCCGCCACCTGGCTGGTTGAGCATCTGGCCGACCCCCAGGTGCGTATTCTGGACTGCCGGTACGCGCTGACTGATCCGCTGGTGGGGCGCATCGCCTACCTGGAGGGGCACATGCCGGGCGCGGTCTACGCCGACCTGGAAACAGATTTGAGCGGGCCAGTGCGGCCGGATGGTGTGGGGGGACGGCATCCACTGCCCGACCCACAGGTGTTCTCCGCCTGGCTGGGCAGCGTTGGTATCAGCAACGACAGCGTCGTGGTCGCCTACGACGACCCGAGTACCGGTCAGGGCTTCTATGCCACCCGGGCGTGGTGGCTGCTGCGCTGGCTGGGGCACCGGCAGGTGTACGTGCTGGACGGCGGCTGGCCCGCCTTTCTTGCCGCGGGGGGACGGCCAGGCACCGACGAGCCGAGCCACGCCCCCGCGACCTTGGCCCCGAATGTGCAGTGGGAGATGGTCGCCACGGTGGGGGACGTGCAGGACCGGGACTTGGGGACACTCCTGATCGACGCCCGCGCCCCCGCCCGCTACCGGGGGGAGGTGGAACCGCTCGACCGCAAGGCGGGGCATATCCCCGGGGCGGTGAACCGCGAGTGGGCCGGGGCGCTTGACGAGGGCGGGCACTGGCGGGACGCGGAGGCTCAGGCCGCCCGGCTGAATGCGGGAGACGCCCCCACCATCACCTACTGCGGGAGCGGGGTGAGCGCCACCCCGAACCTGCTCGCGCGGGAACTCGCCGGGGTGCCGCTGGGGCCGCAGAACCGCCTCTACGCCGGGTCGTGGAGCGACTGGATCAGCGACGACGGGCGGCCCGTGTCGACGGGCGAGGAGTAG
- a CDS encoding DUF3105 domain-containing protein, translating to MTRILLLALLPLSLAACGQKGLQGVKTFNYQGGDHRSGALVYAETPPAGGPHNPIWQNCGMYDRPLYNVYAVHSLEHGAVWITYRPDLDAEGVVALKGLVDGRPYTLLSPYEGLPSPVVISAWNAQLAVDTATDGRLKAFLDKYEQGPTAPERGAACSGGYGGTR from the coding sequence ATGACCAGAATCCTGCTCCTCGCCCTGCTGCCCCTCTCGCTCGCCGCCTGCGGGCAGAAAGGCCTGCAAGGCGTGAAGACCTTCAACTACCAGGGCGGCGACCACCGCAGCGGCGCCCTGGTCTACGCCGAGACCCCCCCGGCGGGCGGCCCCCACAACCCCATCTGGCAGAACTGCGGCATGTACGACCGGCCGCTGTACAACGTGTACGCCGTCCACAGCCTGGAACACGGGGCAGTGTGGATCACGTACCGCCCGGACCTGGATGCCGAGGGTGTGGTGGCGCTCAAGGGGCTCGTGGACGGGCGCCCCTACACCCTCCTGAGCCCCTACGAGGGGCTGCCCTCCCCGGTCGTCATCAGCGCCTGGAACGCGCAGCTCGCCGTAGATACCGCCACCGACGGCCGCCTGAAAGCCTTCCTCGACAAGTACGAGCAGGGCCCGACCGCCCCGGAACGCGGCGCGGCCTGCTCGGGCGGGTATGGGGGGACGAGGTAG
- a CDS encoding 3'-5' exonuclease, which yields MTPSRLAALNQPIIFVDTETGGRDPARHPLLTVGLVTLTPRGEVTRPLHLRVRHEQYDVDEEAMAVNGIDLAAHDAEARPAGEIADAIRAYAGEVGRVMLGGHNLHFDTGFLRTLLPNLGEVFRRGRVDTKLTAQFLIHAGRLPRKLGTGLDGLAGHFGFEYRAHDALEDAAVTARVYAELLRLTAPGEAEPS from the coding sequence ATGACCCCCTCCCGACTCGCCGCCCTGAACCAGCCCATCATCTTCGTGGACACCGAGACGGGCGGGCGCGACCCGGCCCGGCACCCACTCCTGACGGTCGGGCTGGTGACCCTGACGCCCAGGGGGGAGGTCACGCGCCCCCTGCACCTGCGCGTGCGGCATGAGCAGTACGACGTGGACGAGGAGGCGATGGCCGTGAACGGGATCGACCTGGCGGCGCATGACGCCGAGGCTCGACCTGCCGGGGAGATCGCGGACGCCATCCGCGCCTATGCCGGGGAGGTCGGGCGGGTCATGCTGGGCGGGCACAACCTGCACTTCGACACGGGGTTCCTGCGGACGCTCCTGCCGAACCTGGGGGAGGTGTTCCGGCGCGGGCGGGTGGACACCAAGCTCACCGCGCAGTTCCTGATCCACGCCGGGCGCCTGCCGAGGAAGCTGGGCACCGGCCTCGACGGGCTCGCCGGACATTTCGGGTTCGAGTACCGGGCGCACGACGCGCTGGAGGACGCGGCGGTGACGGCACGGGTGTACGCCGAGCTGCTGCGGCTGACCGCACCCGGCGAGGCTGAGCCCTCCTGA
- a CDS encoding MBL fold metallo-hydrolase: MHLQSLGAALTVTGSAHLLTTARGAVLIDCGMFQGDEDLEARNREPFPFDPPDLAAVILTHAHLDHVGRLPLLVRQGYRGPIHCTAPTAALAETVLLDSARLQVESFRQALRKARRVGREAEVPEPLYDEDDVHRTLALLRPSLRFGEAARVGPLRVTPFRAGHILGSAYLLVEAEGERLILSGDLGNRESGLQLDFTPPPPADAVVIETTYADRRHRSLPATLAEFRDALRQSIRAGGKILIPTFAIERAQVILYTLRNLMESGEVPRIPVFLDSPMAARATSEYFEYGDELIPPIRQALQNGEDPFRPSTLHVVLTSAESQRLNRYDSPAIILAGNGMMTGGRIQHHLKHHLWKPSTSLVIVSYQSPGSLGGRIVAGADTVRIMGEEVAVRARVNTIGGFSAHADQDDLLAFLSTTGTPRVWLAHGEPEVMEAFLPVLASRGLTGTLMPDRREVDLLSTTFPGGRPPGLPVGGHDAQDSVGGE; encoded by the coding sequence ATGCACCTTCAGAGTCTGGGGGCGGCGCTCACCGTCACGGGCAGCGCCCACCTCCTCACCACCGCGCGCGGGGCCGTCCTGATCGACTGCGGCATGTTCCAGGGGGACGAGGATCTGGAGGCCCGCAACCGCGAACCCTTCCCTTTTGACCCCCCGGACCTCGCGGCCGTGATCCTGACGCACGCGCACCTCGACCATGTCGGCAGGCTGCCGCTCCTCGTGAGGCAGGGCTACCGGGGACCCATCCACTGCACGGCGCCCACGGCGGCCCTGGCCGAGACGGTGCTGCTCGACTCCGCCCGCCTTCAGGTGGAGAGCTTTCGCCAGGCCCTGCGGAAAGCCCGGCGTGTAGGCCGTGAGGCGGAAGTGCCGGAGCCGCTGTACGACGAGGACGACGTTCACCGCACCCTCGCCCTGCTGCGCCCCTCCCTGCGCTTCGGGGAGGCGGCGCGGGTGGGGCCGCTGCGGGTCACGCCGTTCCGGGCCGGGCACATCCTGGGGAGTGCCTACCTGCTCGTCGAGGCGGAGGGCGAGCGCCTGATCCTGTCGGGCGACCTGGGCAACCGCGAGAGCGGCCTGCAACTCGACTTCACGCCGCCCCCACCCGCCGACGCGGTCGTGATCGAGACGACGTACGCCGACCGTCGCCACCGCTCCCTGCCCGCCACCCTGGCGGAATTCCGGGACGCGCTGCGGCAGAGCATCCGGGCGGGCGGCAAGATTCTGATCCCCACCTTCGCCATCGAGCGGGCGCAGGTGATCCTCTACACCCTGAGGAACCTGATGGAGTCGGGCGAGGTGCCGCGCATCCCCGTCTTCCTCGACTCTCCGATGGCGGCCCGCGCCACCTCCGAATATTTCGAGTACGGCGATGAGCTGATCCCGCCCATCCGCCAGGCCCTTCAGAACGGCGAAGACCCCTTCCGGCCCTCGACCCTGCACGTGGTCCTCACGAGCGCCGAGTCGCAGCGCCTGAACCGCTACGACAGCCCGGCGATCATCCTGGCAGGCAACGGCATGATGACGGGCGGGCGCATCCAGCACCACCTCAAGCATCACCTCTGGAAGCCGAGCACCAGCCTGGTGATCGTGAGTTACCAGTCGCCCGGCAGCCTGGGGGGCCGGATCGTGGCCGGGGCCGACACCGTCCGGATCATGGGGGAGGAGGTCGCCGTGCGCGCCCGGGTCAACACCATCGGCGGCTTCTCCGCCCACGCCGACCAGGACGACCTGCTGGCCTTCCTGTCCACCACCGGCACGCCCCGCGTGTGGCTCGCTCACGGCGAGCCGGAGGTGATGGAGGCTTTCCTGCCCGTGCTGGCGTCGCGTGGCCTGACGGGAACCCTGATGCCCGACCGCCGGGAGGTGGACCTGCTGAGTACGACCTTCCCGGGGGGGCGCCCGCCCGGTCTGCCCGTGGGGGGGCACGACGCTCAGGACAGCGTGGGGGGCGAATAG
- a CDS encoding universal stress protein: protein MTDPVILTAGTGGTGGAAARTFGRIVVGTDFSPAADHALEVARTRFPGASLHLVHVTDTRVTATPDLGGGLTPGSVDPTLLQTMEDADGGRLARLAREGEETELMVGDPVTGILDAAQRWEADLIVVGTHSQGALEHFLLGSTAEKLVGRSAVPVLTVRLPGGRR, encoded by the coding sequence ATGACCGATCCTGTGATTCTGACGGCGGGTACGGGTGGAACTGGCGGCGCGGCGGCCCGGACCTTCGGGCGCATTGTGGTGGGCACCGACTTCTCGCCCGCCGCCGACCATGCCCTGGAGGTGGCCCGGACCCGCTTCCCGGGCGCGAGCCTGCACCTCGTCCACGTGACGGACACCCGGGTGACCGCCACGCCCGACCTGGGGGGCGGCCTGACCCCGGGCAGCGTCGACCCGACCCTGCTTCAGACGATGGAGGACGCCGACGGGGGCCGCCTGGCCCGCCTGGCGCGGGAGGGCGAGGAGACGGAACTGATGGTGGGCGACCCGGTGACGGGCATTCTGGACGCCGCGCAGCGCTGGGAGGCGGACCTGATCGTGGTCGGGACGCACTCGCAGGGCGCGCTCGAACATTTCCTGCTGGGCAGCACGGCCGAAAAATTGGTGGGCCGCAGCGCGGTACCGGTCCTCACCGTGCGGCTGCCGGGGGGACGGCGGTGA
- a CDS encoding L-lactate dehydrogenase has translation MKVGVVGAGLVGATAAYALTLRGSCSDLVLVDKDGGRAQAEAQDIAHAAPVSHGTRVSSGDYASLMDCRVVVVAAGANQKPGESRLDLLDKNAAIFREVIPSVAGHAPEAVLLIATNPVDVLTDLATRLAPGQPVLGSGTVLDSARFRHLIAERAGVDATHVHGYVLGEHGDSEVLAWSTATVAGLPVADFMRARGREWSAAMRDEIDHGTRAAAAAIIQGKHATYYGIGAALARITEAILGDRRAVLTVSAPTDEYGVSLSLPRVVGAQGVEDTLMPSLTEEERVALEESAGVLRETGRRLGE, from the coding sequence GTGAAAGTCGGCGTGGTCGGGGCGGGACTGGTGGGAGCCACGGCCGCCTACGCCCTGACCCTGCGCGGCTCGTGCAGCGACCTCGTGCTCGTGGACAAGGACGGGGGCCGCGCCCAGGCCGAGGCGCAGGACATCGCCCACGCGGCGCCCGTCAGCCACGGGACCCGGGTGAGCAGCGGCGACTATGCCTCTTTAATGGACTGCCGGGTCGTCGTGGTCGCCGCCGGGGCGAACCAGAAGCCGGGCGAGAGCCGCCTGGACCTGCTGGACAAGAACGCCGCCATCTTCCGCGAGGTGATCCCCTCGGTCGCGGGGCACGCCCCGGAGGCCGTGCTGCTGATTGCCACCAACCCGGTCGACGTGCTTACCGACCTCGCCACGCGCCTGGCGCCGGGGCAGCCCGTGCTGGGCTCGGGCACGGTCCTCGACTCCGCCCGCTTCCGCCACCTGATCGCCGAGCGGGCGGGTGTGGACGCCACCCACGTCCACGGGTACGTCCTCGGCGAACACGGCGACAGCGAGGTCCTGGCCTGGAGCACCGCCACCGTGGCGGGCCTTCCGGTGGCTGATTTCATGAGGGCGCGGGGCCGGGAATGGTCGGCCGCGATGCGGGACGAGATCGACCACGGGACCCGCGCGGCCGCTGCCGCAATCATCCAGGGCAAACACGCGACCTACTACGGCATCGGCGCGGCCCTCGCCCGCATCACCGAGGCGATCCTGGGTGACCGCCGTGCGGTCCTCACGGTGAGCGCCCCCACGGACGAGTACGGCGTCAGCCTGAGCCTGCCGCGCGTGGTCGGCGCCCAGGGTGTGGAGGACACCCTGATGCCCTCCCTGACGGAGGAGGAGCGGGTCGCACTGGAAGAGAGCGCCGGGGTATTGCGCGAGACGGGTCGGCGGCTGGGGGAGTAG
- a CDS encoding LptA/OstA family protein — MRRPLALTLALLVGVTLPAYVLAQETSPPPAAAPAPAPTSAPQAAPSQTETSQTTDATPPTGNEAENASLELVRKGDDGQERRIRIVRTGTSDETGIFTICSRQDDEPEDAPSLAVFSETGPGGVRITIDKNVIRVPLALVTQRQGENGEGGDGRVEASAGTARFLENAPEGKTDRLSRCAVEATPKPAPDTVLVTQGKTELKGEKLVYDESDGIARIDGPISFIRPSDDGPLTGSSASIEVDVDAEQTVLVGNVVLNSKGGRVSKAARVEYDDQANTARLIGTADQPAESTQGGDVLRAQELLYDLDRNEVVARAADGGTITGEFQDGEQGDSSSGTPATTTPPTTPPETPPDQPAPDPTPDPSGS; from the coding sequence GTGCGGCGCCCGCTGGCCCTGACCCTGGCCCTCCTCGTGGGGGTGACCCTACCCGCGTATGTGCTGGCGCAGGAGACTTCCCCGCCGCCAGCCGCTGCTCCGGCACCTGCTCCTACCTCTGCCCCCCAGGCTGCACCGTCGCAAACGGAGACATCGCAGACGACGGACGCCACTCCCCCCACCGGGAACGAGGCCGAGAACGCCAGCCTCGAACTTGTCCGCAAGGGCGACGACGGGCAGGAGCGGCGCATCCGCATCGTGCGGACGGGGACGAGCGACGAGACGGGCATCTTCACCATCTGCAGCCGCCAGGACGACGAGCCGGAGGATGCCCCCAGCCTCGCCGTCTTCAGCGAGACGGGGCCGGGCGGGGTCCGCATTACTATCGACAAGAACGTGATTCGCGTGCCGTTGGCCCTCGTCACCCAGCGGCAGGGCGAGAACGGTGAGGGGGGCGACGGGCGTGTGGAGGCGAGCGCGGGAACGGCCCGTTTTCTGGAGAACGCGCCGGAGGGCAAGACCGACCGCCTGAGCCGCTGCGCTGTAGAAGCCACCCCCAAACCCGCCCCCGACACCGTGCTTGTCACCCAGGGTAAGACCGAACTCAAGGGCGAGAAGCTGGTGTACGACGAGTCGGACGGCATCGCCCGCATCGACGGCCCGATCTCCTTCATTCGCCCCTCCGACGACGGCCCCCTGACGGGCAGCAGCGCGAGCATCGAGGTGGACGTGGACGCCGAGCAGACGGTGCTCGTGGGCAACGTCGTGCTGAACAGCAAGGGGGGGCGCGTCAGCAAGGCGGCGCGGGTCGAATACGACGACCAGGCGAACACCGCCCGGCTGATCGGTACCGCGGACCAGCCCGCCGAGAGCACCCAGGGCGGCGACGTGCTGCGCGCCCAGGAACTCCTCTACGACCTCGACCGCAACGAGGTCGTCGCCCGCGCGGCGGACGGCGGCACGATCACGGGCGAGTTCCAGGACGGGGAGCAGGGGGACTCCAGCTCGGGGACACCTGCGACGACCACTCCCCCGACTACGCCGCCGGAAACGCCCCCCGATCAGCCCGCGCCCGACCCCACCCCCGATCCCTCCGGCTCCTGA
- a CDS encoding LptA/OstA family protein — protein MNNPRRLALIAALAATTVLAQTTSEKRIINIQGAPRGDLRNGPLTFSGSPVKATVSTLQIQASQATLAAPAGTPLTNAKGKRTANFSGTVQVTRGGLTAKGGQLAYSEANGRGVLSASPSATFVPRDKSNDPVNISATEMSLDVDNNISTSTGNVQMKSGNQSGRADRLIFDEDKELAQLTGSPSLTRAPKGNQKELVMTGQEVRALTGNKTLYVRGNVKLVQGTLTTTGNAVYYDDKKNVAYVIGNAVSVDSKTKVTVRAPASGALEQRTDLARVRALNTPFKIPTEQFDVLGDK, from the coding sequence ATGAATAACCCCAGACGACTCGCCCTGATCGCGGCCTTGGCCGCCACGACCGTTCTCGCGCAGACGACCTCGGAAAAACGCATCATCAACATTCAAGGGGCGCCGCGAGGTGACCTGCGGAACGGACCGCTCACCTTCTCGGGCAGCCCGGTCAAGGCGACGGTCAGCACCCTCCAGATTCAGGCCTCGCAGGCGACGCTCGCAGCGCCCGCCGGGACGCCGCTTACGAACGCCAAGGGCAAGCGTACGGCGAACTTCAGCGGTACCGTGCAGGTGACGCGCGGCGGTCTGACGGCTAAGGGTGGGCAGCTCGCCTACAGCGAGGCCAACGGTCGGGGCGTCCTCAGCGCGAGTCCCAGCGCGACCTTCGTGCCGCGGGATAAGAGCAACGACCCCGTCAACATCAGTGCGACCGAGATGAGCCTGGACGTGGACAACAACATCTCCACGAGTACTGGGAACGTCCAGATGAAGAGCGGCAACCAGAGTGGCCGGGCCGACCGGCTGATCTTCGACGAGGACAAGGAACTCGCGCAGCTCACCGGCTCGCCCAGCCTGACCCGCGCCCCGAAGGGCAACCAGAAGGAACTCGTGATGACCGGGCAGGAGGTGCGGGCGCTGACGGGCAACAAGACGCTGTACGTGCGCGGCAACGTCAAGCTCGTGCAGGGCACCCTCACGACGACCGGGAACGCCGTGTACTACGACGACAAGAAGAACGTCGCCTACGTGATCGGCAACGCCGTCAGCGTGGACAGCAAGACGAAGGTGACCGTCCGCGCCCCTGCCAGCGGCGCCTTGGAGCAGCGCACCGACCTCGCCCGCGTGCGCGCCCTGAACACGCCCTTCAAGATCCCCACCGAGCAGTTCGACGTGCTCGGTGACAAGTAG
- a CDS encoding TatD family hydrolase, producing MIDTHCHLDFLDDPASARGELGLTGMVCIGASPEHARNAVALAEQFGDVWATVGLHPTDTEEDSSDVRTDLEALALHPRVVGIGESGLDDYWDDTKREAQLSAFEWQLDLARRVGKPLVIHVRDKAGQDSAQRGVIDVLAAWPDVQVILHCFSGHPGLLAFGVERGAYFGFAGNTTYKNAREIQEAARTVPQDRLLVETDAPFLAPVPKRGKPNRPGYVRHTLEFIAGLRGLDADELERVTDANARRVYGLPGQGGA from the coding sequence ATGATCGACACCCACTGCCACCTCGACTTTCTCGACGACCCGGCCTCGGCGCGTGGGGAACTCGGCCTGACGGGCATGGTCTGCATCGGCGCCAGTCCCGAACACGCGCGCAACGCCGTGGCCCTGGCCGAGCAGTTCGGGGACGTATGGGCCACCGTGGGCCTGCACCCGACGGATACGGAGGAGGACAGCTCGGACGTTCGCACCGACCTGGAAGCCCTGGCCCTACACCCCCGCGTGGTCGGCATCGGCGAGAGCGGGCTGGACGACTACTGGGACGACACGAAAAGGGAGGCGCAGCTCTCCGCCTTCGAATGGCAGCTCGACCTGGCGCGCCGGGTGGGCAAGCCGCTCGTCATCCACGTGCGCGACAAGGCAGGGCAGGACTCCGCGCAGCGGGGCGTGATAGACGTGCTGGCGGCCTGGCCGGACGTTCAGGTGATCCTCCACTGCTTCAGCGGTCACCCCGGCCTGCTGGCGTTCGGCGTGGAGCGCGGAGCGTACTTCGGCTTCGCGGGCAACACGACGTACAAGAACGCGCGGGAGATTCAGGAGGCCGCACGCACGGTGCCCCAGGACCGCCTGCTGGTGGAGACGGACGCGCCCTTCCTCGCCCCCGTGCCGAAGAGGGGAAAGCCCAATCGGCCCGGCTACGTGCGGCACACGTTGGAGTTCATCGCGGGGCTGCGCGGATTGGACGCGGACGAGCTGGAACGGGTAACGGACGCGAACGCGCGCCGGGTGTACGGGCTGCCGGGGCAAGGGGGCGCGTGA
- a CDS encoding CaiB/BaiF CoA transferase family protein — MTQTPSPDLPLSGVRVIDFTRVLTGPYCTMLLGDLGADVIKIEPPGGDDTRAWGPPYQRHGEARESTYYLSVNRNKRSVVLDLKEERDLRAARALIASADVLVENYRPGTLDRLGLGWEALHAEFPRLVYAAISGFGQEGPYRDRAGYDVIAQGMGGLMSYNGEEGRPPVRVGVAVADVFAGSLTTQAILAALYQRERTGVGRRVDVNLLEGIISLGTSQISRYLNGGQVPGPQGNDHPSIVPYGTFPCADGMVNVAAGNDSLWRRFCAALEFDSLGSNPQYATNEGRVHAREALNAELYPALGRYTRAEIMRRLDAAGVPCGPVNNVREVFEDPHVRDQNIAVTVPHAALGETTVTAPPWSFGGKRPPVRRAPPTLGQHTAEVLAELGLTEPALAPEETP, encoded by the coding sequence ATGACCCAAACCCCATCCCCTGACCTGCCGCTTTCGGGCGTGCGTGTCATCGACTTCACCCGAGTGCTCACGGGTCCCTACTGCACGATGCTTCTGGGGGACCTGGGGGCGGACGTGATCAAGATCGAGCCGCCCGGCGGGGACGACACCCGTGCCTGGGGACCGCCGTATCAGCGGCACGGCGAGGCGCGGGAATCCACCTACTACCTCAGCGTGAACCGCAACAAGCGCAGCGTGGTGCTGGACCTCAAGGAAGAGCGGGACCTACGGGCCGCGCGGGCACTGATCGCCTCGGCCGATGTGCTGGTGGAGAACTACCGCCCCGGCACGCTCGACCGCCTGGGCCTGGGCTGGGAGGCGCTGCACGCCGAGTTTCCCCGGCTGGTTTACGCGGCGATCAGCGGCTTCGGGCAGGAAGGGCCGTACCGCGACCGCGCCGGGTACGACGTGATCGCGCAGGGGATGGGCGGCCTGATGAGCTACAACGGCGAGGAGGGCCGCCCGCCTGTGCGGGTCGGTGTGGCCGTGGCGGACGTGTTCGCCGGGTCGCTGACCACCCAGGCGATCCTGGCCGCGCTGTACCAGAGGGAACGAACCGGGGTAGGCCGACGGGTGGACGTGAACCTGCTGGAGGGCATCATCTCGCTGGGCACCAGCCAGATCAGCCGCTACCTGAACGGCGGGCAGGTTCCGGGGCCGCAGGGCAATGACCACCCCTCCATCGTGCCGTACGGGACCTTCCCCTGCGCGGACGGGATGGTCAACGTGGCGGCGGGCAACGACAGCCTGTGGCGGCGCTTCTGCGCGGCACTGGAATTCGACTCGTTGGGCAGCAATCCCCAGTACGCGACGAACGAGGGCCGTGTTCACGCCCGCGAGGCGCTGAACGCCGAACTCTACCCCGCCCTCGGGCGGTACACCCGCGCCGAGATCATGCGGCGGCTGGACGCCGCGGGCGTGCCCTGCGGCCCGGTGAACAACGTGCGGGAGGTCTTCGAGGACCCCCACGTGAGGGATCAGAACATCGCCGTAACGGTCCCGCATGCCGCTCTCGGCGAGACGACCGTGACCGCCCCACCCTGGAGCTTTGGCGGGAAGCGCCCCCCGGTCCGCCGCGCTCCGCCCACCCTGGGTCAACACACCGCCGAGGTGCTGGCCGAACTCGGCCTGACTGAACCCGCCCTAGCCCCCGAGGAGACCCCATGA